GACCGCAGGCCTCCATGAACGCCATCGCGGCGGAGGCCGGCATCACCAAGCCGATCCTGTACCGCCACTTCGGCGACAAGAGCGGACTCTACGCCGCTCTCGCCCAGCGGCACACCGACGCCCTGCTCGCCTCGCTGCGGGCGGCGCTCGACGCGCCGGCCGACCGGCGGGAGCGGGTCGAGGCCACCCTCGACACCTACCTCGCGGCCATCGAGGCCCGTCCCCAGGTCTACCGGTTCCTCATGCATCCGGCCGAGGGCACCCAGAGTTCCGACCAGGGGTTCGACGTCGGCCAGCACAGCGTGCCGCTGCTGCGGCGGATGGGCGAGGAACTGGCC
The sequence above is a segment of the Streptomyces griseoviridis genome. Coding sequences within it:
- a CDS encoding TetR family transcriptional regulator gives rise to the protein MDTTQRTDQQRSADRRRRELLEAADRVVLRDGPQASMNAIAAEAGITKPILYRHFGDKSGLYAALAQRHTDALLASLRAALDAPADRRERVEATLDTYLAAIEARPQVYRFLMHPAEGTQSSDQGFDVGQHSVPLLRRMGEELAQVIEERLDLGPETQRLARVWGHGIVGMMHAAGDWWLGERPCSRTDLVRSLADLLWGRLAAAGDRVGGPGF